The Uruburuella testudinis genome window below encodes:
- a CDS encoding S41 family peptidase, translated as MAKSTLKKVALYTLGAFSGVLLSLSVQGYAAGKDQADQALPVQSIRTMAEVYGQIKANYYQDKSDDDLLEGAMKGMVAGLDPHSEYMTSKDYADLKESTTGEFGGLGMEVGAEDGFIKVVAPIEDTPAERAGVKSGDLIVKIDGASTRGMSVSEAVKTMRGKPGTDITLTLSRKDADKPIVIKITRAIIKVKSVRHHLLEPGYGYIRISQFQERTVQALNEAARALETENKGPLTGLVIDLRDDPGGLLNGAVGVSAAFLPPDATVVSTKGRDGKDGMTLKAVPEDYMISSGRDPLSGLPAELKTIPITVLINSGSASASEIVAGALQDHKRAVVVGTQSFGKGSVQTVLPLSNGSAVKLTTALYYTPNDRSIQAQGIVPDVEVKDKNRLFESREADLLGHIGNPLGGSEVNGGFFEPETPAADEKTDKEQEDDIIARRTPNPAKDDQLRKALELLKSPAEWQKSLGLATTKPAPKKEDKKADE; from the coding sequence ATGGCAAAATCCACTTTGAAAAAAGTCGCCCTTTACACGCTTGGCGCTTTCAGCGGCGTATTGCTCAGCTTGAGCGTGCAAGGTTATGCCGCCGGCAAAGACCAAGCCGATCAAGCCTTGCCGGTGCAGTCGATCCGCACCATGGCTGAAGTATACGGCCAGATTAAAGCCAATTACTATCAAGACAAATCTGATGACGACTTGCTCGAAGGCGCCATGAAAGGCATGGTTGCCGGGCTTGATCCGCATTCCGAATACATGACCAGCAAAGACTATGCCGACCTGAAAGAATCCACTACCGGCGAATTCGGCGGCTTGGGCATGGAAGTGGGCGCTGAAGACGGCTTTATCAAAGTGGTTGCCCCCATTGAAGACACCCCCGCCGAACGCGCCGGCGTGAAAAGCGGCGATTTGATTGTGAAAATCGACGGCGCATCCACACGCGGCATGAGCGTGAGCGAGGCAGTGAAAACCATGCGCGGCAAGCCCGGCACCGACATCACCCTCACCCTTTCACGCAAAGACGCCGACAAACCGATTGTCATCAAAATCACCCGCGCCATCATCAAAGTAAAAAGCGTCCGCCACCACCTGCTTGAGCCCGGTTACGGCTATATCCGCATCAGCCAGTTTCAAGAACGCACCGTGCAGGCGCTCAACGAAGCCGCCCGTGCGCTCGAAACCGAAAACAAAGGCCCGCTTACCGGCCTGGTCATCGACTTGCGTGACGACCCCGGCGGCCTCTTAAACGGCGCCGTAGGCGTATCCGCCGCCTTTTTACCGCCCGACGCCACCGTGGTCAGCACCAAAGGCCGTGACGGCAAAGACGGCATGACCTTAAAAGCCGTGCCCGAAGACTATATGATCAGCTCCGGCCGCGACCCGCTCTCCGGCCTGCCTGCCGAGCTGAAAACCATCCCGATTACCGTATTGATTAACTCCGGCTCCGCTTCCGCCTCCGAAATCGTAGCCGGCGCACTGCAAGACCACAAACGCGCCGTCGTGGTAGGCACCCAGAGCTTCGGCAAAGGCTCGGTGCAAACCGTGTTGCCGCTTTCCAACGGCAGTGCCGTCAAGCTCACCACCGCGCTTTACTACACCCCCAACGACCGCTCCATTCAAGCGCAAGGCATCGTACCGGATGTAGAAGTCAAAGACAAAAACCGCCTGTTTGAAAGCCGCGAAGCCGATTTGCTCGGCCATATCGGCAACCCGCTCGGCGGCAGTGAAGTCAACGGTGGCTTCTTCGAGCCCGAAACACCGGCTGCCGACGAAAAAACCGATAAAGAGCAAGAAGACGACATTATCGCCCGCCGCACACCCAATCCGGCCAAAGACGACCAGCTCCGAAAAGCATTAGAGCTGCTGAAAAGCCCTGCCGAATGGCAAAAATCACTCGGCCTGGCCACCACCAAACCGGCACCTAAAAAAGAAGATAAAAAAGCAGACGAATAA
- a CDS encoding murein hydrolase activator EnvC family protein, whose translation MPFKPLLLAVSLGLSFPAAAAPEAGAAPVTGDLQEIQKAINAAQSDLKEKQAAQKNARQTLDQTRAALAKAQQELAAVNRQQRDTWQKLQTLQTELGRLKTEVAGTKAQVARLLAGHYKNRQPNAVMLFLKNAEPGQKARYLQYARYIHQANEKVIAELVQQQQALAQQESAIDGELARLNRLKTQKQAALNKLGRSHSAAQSESSRLSAQIENQTKRIASLRADEQRLNTLLADIAKRNAQKRKQEAAARTKAAQARIAAANKARAEQAKKQQNAKNSAQTAKPKTPPPRSTLTAEDRALQPPSEIQVGNSGFSAMQGRLRRPIGGSINGRFGQARAGGGTWKGVFFATAPAAVQSIAAGTVAHTGPLSGYGNIVVIDHGNDYVSVYSGLSNISAAAGSNIAAGRTIGRSGSLPTGEQGLYLEIRYRGQPMNPLSWLR comes from the coding sequence ATGCCGTTCAAACCCTTGCTGCTGGCCGTTTCACTAGGCCTTTCTTTCCCCGCTGCCGCCGCCCCCGAAGCCGGAGCCGCACCGGTTACCGGTGATTTGCAGGAAATCCAAAAAGCCATCAATGCCGCCCAAAGCGATCTGAAAGAAAAACAGGCCGCCCAAAAAAACGCCCGCCAAACGCTCGACCAAACCCGCGCCGCGCTGGCCAAAGCACAACAAGAGCTGGCCGCCGTCAACCGCCAACAGCGTGATACCTGGCAAAAACTGCAAACGCTGCAAACCGAATTAGGCCGTCTGAAAACCGAAGTGGCCGGCACCAAAGCACAAGTGGCGCGGTTGCTGGCCGGGCATTATAAAAACCGCCAGCCCAACGCCGTGATGCTGTTTTTAAAAAATGCCGAACCCGGCCAAAAAGCGCGCTATCTGCAATACGCCCGCTACATCCATCAGGCCAACGAAAAAGTGATCGCCGAGCTGGTGCAGCAACAGCAGGCACTGGCGCAGCAAGAAAGTGCCATCGACGGCGAACTGGCACGGCTCAACCGACTCAAAACCCAGAAACAAGCCGCACTCAACAAACTCGGCCGCAGCCATTCTGCCGCACAAAGCGAAAGCAGCCGGCTGAGTGCCCAAATCGAAAACCAAACCAAACGCATCGCCTCACTGCGGGCCGACGAACAACGGCTCAACACACTCTTGGCCGATATCGCCAAACGCAACGCGCAAAAACGCAAACAAGAAGCCGCCGCGCGCACAAAAGCCGCCCAAGCCCGCATTGCCGCCGCCAATAAAGCCCGCGCCGAACAAGCCAAAAAGCAGCAAAACGCCAAAAACAGCGCGCAAACTGCCAAACCCAAAACACCCCCCCCCCGCTCCACCCTCACCGCCGAAGACCGCGCATTGCAGCCGCCATCTGAAATTCAAGTCGGCAACAGCGGCTTCAGTGCCATGCAAGGCCGTTTGCGCCGCCCCATCGGCGGCAGCATCAACGGCCGCTTCGGGCAAGCGCGCGCCGGCGGCGGCACATGGAAAGGCGTATTTTTTGCCACCGCGCCCGCTGCGGTGCAAAGCATTGCCGCCGGCACCGTAGCGCATACCGGCCCTTTGAGCGGCTACGGCAATATCGTGGTTATCGACCACGGCAACGACTATGTCAGCGTTTATTCCGGCCTGAGCAACATTTCAGCCGCAGCGGGCAGCAACATTGCCGCAGGCCGCACCATCGGCCGCAGCGGCAGCCTGCCCACGGGCGAACAAGGGCTTTATCTGGAAATCCGCTACCGCGGCCAGCCGATGAACCCGCTCTCATGGCTGCGCTGA
- a CDS encoding (2Fe-2S)-binding protein, whose product MFVCICNAITDRQIQETVAAGASTLSDLQAQLGVATCCGCCSDLASSYLTTANQNTQTAITAGIRVQS is encoded by the coding sequence ATGTTTGTATGCATCTGCAATGCCATTACCGACCGCCAAATTCAAGAAACCGTTGCCGCCGGCGCCTCAACATTGAGCGATTTGCAAGCACAATTGGGCGTGGCTACTTGTTGCGGCTGTTGCAGCGATTTGGCCTCTTCTTATCTCACCACTGCCAACCAAAACACCCAAACCGCCATTACTGCCGGTATCCGCGTACAAAGCTGA